Proteins encoded together in one Paracidovorax wautersii window:
- the folK gene encoding 2-amino-4-hydroxy-6-hydroxymethyldihydropteridine diphosphokinase → MTAVPPLPSVAQESAPPQAGVNSWVGLGANLGDARAALAQAVRALAAVPGVEVVRVSSLYRSAPVDAGGPDYLNAVAQLRTTLPALVLLHTLQAIEQAAGRERPYRNAPRTLDLDLLLHADERIATPELTVPHPRMAERAFVLMPLAEIAPQQVPAAPLAAVAGQRIERLRDAAWPPLPG, encoded by the coding sequence ATGACGGCCGTGCCGCCCCTTCCTTCCGTAGCGCAGGAGAGTGCGCCGCCGCAGGCAGGCGTGAACAGCTGGGTCGGCCTCGGGGCCAATCTGGGTGACGCCCGCGCCGCGCTGGCCCAGGCCGTGCGGGCCCTGGCCGCCGTGCCGGGCGTGGAGGTGGTGCGCGTGTCGTCGCTCTACCGCAGTGCCCCGGTGGACGCGGGCGGGCCGGACTATCTGAATGCCGTGGCCCAGCTGCGCACCACGCTGCCCGCGCTGGTGCTGCTGCACACGCTGCAGGCGATCGAACAGGCCGCCGGCCGCGAGCGGCCCTACCGCAACGCGCCCCGCACCCTGGATCTGGACCTGCTGCTGCACGCCGACGAACGCATCGCCACACCGGAACTGACCGTGCCGCACCCGCGCATGGCCGAGCGCGCCTTCGTGCTGATGCCGCTGGCCGAAATCGCGCCGCAGCAGGTGCCGGCCGCGCCGTTGGCCGCCGTGGCAGGGCAGCGCATCGAACGCCTGCGGGACGCAGCCTGGCCACCGCTGCCGGGCTGA
- the pcnB gene encoding polynucleotide adenylyltransferase PcnB, which yields MIKKFIDKLLGKGATGTGKHRFGKREEVPASVHGINPDLVDRRASDVVRTLKQAGYEAYIVGGAVRDLLLGLKPKDFDVATNATPEQVKGLFRRAFIIGKRFRIVHVVHGRGREHEVIEVSTFRAYLDNTAIEQQVSGNEKTSKQQLSGMQHAVDASGRVLRDNVWGPQDEDATRRDFTVNAMYYDPETQVVVDYHKGIQDAKKKLLRMIGDPATRYREDPVRLIRAVRFAAKLSGLGFSLEPKTAAPLVASQALLADVPQSRMFDEMLKLLQTGHALATIAQLKKLGMSKGIYPLLDVVVERAELPFVHAALADTDRRVGEGKPVAPSFLLACVLWQDVKTGWDLRLAERQHPFPALQDAIDEVFNQRIGDVSGRGKLAADMREIWVMQPRFDKRAGTTPYSMVAQARFRAGFDFLRLRADVGEVEEALAEWWQEFQQADDARREDMIDQAREEQKARQRKAQPVVRRVSKAADAAPAQPRRAAARAEEDAAHAVGADDDGPDETAQGDGTAAPKKRRRRRRKPAGGGDGAAPAAAAPASDA from the coding sequence ATGATCAAGAAGTTCATCGACAAGCTGCTGGGCAAAGGCGCCACCGGCACCGGCAAGCACCGCTTCGGCAAGCGCGAAGAGGTCCCTGCGTCCGTGCACGGCATCAACCCCGACCTGGTGGACCGCCGCGCCTCGGATGTGGTGCGCACGCTCAAGCAGGCTGGGTACGAGGCCTACATCGTGGGCGGCGCCGTGCGCGACCTGCTGCTGGGCCTCAAGCCCAAGGACTTCGACGTGGCCACCAACGCCACGCCCGAGCAGGTCAAAGGCCTGTTCCGGCGCGCCTTCATCATCGGCAAGCGCTTCCGCATCGTGCACGTGGTGCACGGTCGGGGCCGCGAGCACGAGGTGATCGAGGTGTCCACCTTCCGCGCCTACCTGGACAACACCGCCATCGAGCAGCAGGTGAGCGGCAACGAGAAGACCAGCAAGCAGCAGCTGTCGGGCATGCAGCATGCCGTGGATGCGAGCGGCCGCGTGCTGCGCGACAACGTCTGGGGGCCGCAGGACGAAGATGCCACGCGCCGCGACTTCACCGTCAATGCGATGTACTACGACCCCGAGACCCAGGTGGTGGTGGACTACCACAAGGGCATCCAGGACGCGAAGAAGAAGCTGCTGCGCATGATCGGCGACCCGGCCACGCGCTACCGCGAAGACCCGGTGCGCCTCATCCGTGCCGTGCGCTTTGCCGCCAAGCTGTCGGGCCTGGGCTTCAGCCTGGAGCCCAAGACGGCGGCGCCGCTGGTCGCTTCGCAGGCGCTGCTGGCCGATGTGCCGCAAAGCCGCATGTTCGACGAGATGCTCAAGCTGCTGCAGACCGGCCATGCGCTGGCCACCATCGCGCAGCTCAAGAAGCTGGGCATGTCCAAGGGCATCTACCCGCTGCTGGACGTGGTGGTGGAGCGCGCCGAGCTGCCGTTCGTGCACGCCGCGCTGGCCGACACCGACCGCCGCGTGGGCGAGGGCAAGCCCGTGGCGCCCAGCTTCCTGCTGGCCTGTGTGCTGTGGCAGGACGTCAAGACGGGCTGGGATCTGCGCCTGGCGGAGCGCCAGCACCCGTTCCCCGCGCTGCAGGACGCCATCGACGAAGTGTTCAACCAGCGCATCGGCGACGTCTCGGGCCGCGGCAAGCTGGCCGCCGACATGCGCGAGATCTGGGTGATGCAGCCGCGCTTCGACAAGCGCGCCGGCACCACGCCCTACAGCATGGTGGCGCAGGCGCGCTTCCGCGCAGGCTTCGACTTCCTGCGCCTGCGCGCGGACGTGGGCGAGGTCGAGGAGGCGCTGGCCGAATGGTGGCAGGAGTTCCAGCAGGCGGACGACGCCCGCCGCGAGGACATGATCGACCAGGCCCGCGAGGAACAGAAGGCCCGCCAGCGCAAGGCCCAGCCCGTCGTGCGCCGCGTGTCCAAGGCCGCCGACGCAGCACCCGCGCAGCCGCGCCGCGCTGCTGCGCGGGCCGAAGAAGACGCCGCCCACGCCGTGGGCGCGGACGATGACGGCCCGGACGAAACCGCGCAGGGCGATGGCACGGCTGCGCCCAAGAAGCGCCGCCGCCGTCGCCGCAAGCCCGCCGGTGGCGGAGACGGCGCGGCGCCCGCCGCTGCGGCGCCTGCCTCCGACGCCTGA
- a CDS encoding HAD family hydrolase, whose amino-acid sequence MTTELSAPRSRLALFDLDHTLLPLDSDFEWGEFSIRIGWADRDAFGRRNQAFYDQYIAGTLDVHEYVQFATEAARLRGAAESAQAHERFMREVIQPAIRQEALDLLRSHRDAGDEVVIITATNEFVTRPIAEALGVEQLLAVELERDAEGWITGAIRGVPSMREGKVQRMEQWLAERGWTWSDVHSTFYSDSMNDVPLLERVDLPVATNPDPRLRALAQHRGWRILDLFPPKP is encoded by the coding sequence ATGACCACTGAACTTTCCGCGCCACGCTCCCGGCTGGCCTTGTTCGATCTGGACCACACGTTGCTGCCGCTGGACTCCGACTTCGAATGGGGCGAGTTCAGCATCCGCATCGGCTGGGCCGACCGGGACGCCTTCGGCCGGCGCAACCAGGCCTTCTACGACCAGTACATCGCCGGCACCCTGGACGTGCATGAATACGTGCAGTTCGCCACCGAGGCCGCACGCCTGCGCGGCGCGGCCGAGTCGGCGCAGGCGCACGAACGCTTCATGCGCGAGGTGATCCAGCCGGCCATCCGCCAGGAGGCTCTGGACCTGCTGCGCAGCCACCGCGACGCCGGCGACGAAGTGGTCATCATCACCGCCACCAACGAGTTCGTCACCCGCCCCATCGCCGAGGCGCTGGGCGTGGAGCAACTGCTGGCGGTGGAACTGGAGCGCGACGCGGAGGGCTGGATCACCGGCGCCATCCGCGGCGTTCCCTCCATGCGCGAAGGCAAGGTGCAGCGCATGGAACAATGGCTGGCCGAGCGCGGCTGGACGTGGAGCGACGTGCACAGCACGTTCTACAGCGACTCCATGAACGACGTGCCCCTGCTCGAGCGAGTCGATCTTCCGGTGGCCACCAACCCCGACCCGCGCCTGCGCGCACTCGCCCAGCACCGTGGCTGGCGCATACTGGACCTGTTCCCCCCCAAACCATGA
- the hda gene encoding DnaA regulatory inactivator Hda gives MKQLALDIGLATGPTLDRFFAGANEAALQHLRLAVGDGGSPVPRSPVPTYLWGESGVGKSHLLKAVREALREQGSSVGWLDASVSDPTAFDERWTAVLLDEVHLYNTAQQAAAFNWFVNAISPAVGSPRWVLAAGDLPPADLPLRDDLRSRLGWGHVFQLHLLDEAARRAVLRQEADARGIFLSDEVMNYMLGRFSRDLGSLMELLDQLDSFALRTQRAITIPLLKTMLETE, from the coding sequence ATGAAGCAGCTGGCGCTCGACATCGGGCTGGCCACCGGCCCCACCCTGGACCGCTTCTTCGCCGGCGCCAACGAGGCCGCGCTGCAGCACCTGCGCCTGGCGGTCGGCGATGGCGGCAGCCCCGTGCCCCGCTCTCCGGTGCCGACCTATCTCTGGGGCGAGTCCGGCGTGGGCAAGTCGCACCTGCTCAAGGCCGTGCGCGAGGCCCTGCGCGAGCAAGGCTCGTCGGTGGGCTGGCTCGACGCCTCCGTTTCCGACCCCACGGCCTTCGATGAGCGCTGGACGGCGGTATTGCTCGACGAAGTGCACCTGTACAACACGGCCCAGCAGGCGGCGGCCTTCAACTGGTTCGTCAACGCCATCAGCCCCGCCGTCGGATCCCCGCGCTGGGTGCTGGCCGCCGGCGACCTGCCCCCCGCCGACCTGCCCCTGCGCGACGACCTGCGCAGCCGCCTGGGTTGGGGCCATGTGTTCCAGCTCCACCTGCTGGACGAGGCGGCGCGCCGCGCCGTGCTGCGCCAGGAGGCGGATGCGCGCGGCATCTTCCTGTCCGACGAGGTGATGAACTACATGCTGGGCCGCTTCTCGCGCGACCTGGGCAGCCTGATGGAGCTGCTCGACCAGCTCGACAGCTTTGCCCTGCGCACGCAGCGGGCCATCACCATTCCCTTGCTCAAGACCATGCTGGAGACCGAGTAG
- the purM gene encoding phosphoribosylformylglycinamidine cyclo-ligase, with protein sequence MSSSASSTPISYKDAGVDIDAGDALVERIKPLAKKTMREGVLAGIGGFGALFEVPKRYKEPVLVSGTDGVGTKLKLAFEWNMHDTVGIDLVAMSVNDVLVQGAEPLFFLDYFACGKLHVDTAAAVVGGIARGCELSGCALIGGETAEMPGMYPDGEYDLAGFAVGAVEKSKILTGKDVAVGDVVLGLASAGVHSNGFSLVRKCIERAGDSAPATLDGKPFKQAIMEPTRLYVKNVLAALAQHPHLEEAGGIKALAHITGGGLLENIPRVLPDGLAAHLKAGSWPQTELFAWLQKTAGIDDIEMNRTFNNGIGMVVVVAAAAAEAVAATLRASGETVYTIGAIAERAAGAPVVVA encoded by the coding sequence ATGAGCTCTTCTGCCTCCTCCACCCCCATCTCCTACAAAGACGCCGGCGTCGACATCGACGCAGGCGACGCGCTGGTCGAGCGCATCAAGCCGCTCGCCAAGAAGACCATGCGCGAAGGCGTGCTGGCGGGCATCGGCGGCTTCGGCGCCCTGTTCGAGGTGCCCAAGCGCTACAAGGAGCCGGTGCTGGTGAGCGGCACCGACGGCGTGGGCACCAAGCTCAAGCTGGCATTCGAGTGGAACATGCACGACACCGTGGGCATCGATCTGGTGGCCATGAGCGTCAACGACGTGCTGGTGCAAGGTGCCGAGCCACTGTTCTTCCTGGATTACTTCGCCTGCGGCAAGCTGCACGTGGACACTGCTGCGGCCGTGGTCGGCGGCATCGCCCGCGGCTGCGAGCTGTCGGGCTGCGCGCTGATCGGCGGCGAAACGGCCGAGATGCCCGGCATGTACCCCGACGGCGAATACGACCTGGCCGGCTTTGCCGTCGGCGCGGTGGAAAAGAGCAAGATCCTGACCGGCAAGGACGTGGCTGTCGGCGACGTGGTGCTGGGCCTGGCGTCGGCCGGCGTGCATTCCAACGGCTTCAGCCTGGTGCGCAAGTGCATCGAGCGCGCGGGCGACAGCGCCCCCGCCACGCTGGACGGCAAGCCTTTCAAGCAGGCCATCATGGAACCCACGCGCCTGTACGTGAAGAACGTGCTGGCCGCGCTGGCGCAGCACCCGCATTTGGAAGAGGCAGGCGGCATCAAGGCGCTGGCCCACATCACCGGTGGCGGCCTGCTGGAAAACATTCCGCGCGTGCTGCCCGACGGCCTGGCAGCACACCTCAAAGCCGGCAGCTGGCCGCAGACGGAACTCTTCGCCTGGCTGCAGAAGACCGCCGGCATCGACGACATCGAGATGAACCGCACATTCAACAACGGCATCGGCATGGTGGTGGTGGTGGCTGCCGCCGCGGCCGAAGCGGTGGCCGCGACGCTGCGCGCCTCCGGCGAGACGGTCTACACCATCGGCGCCATCGCCGAGCGGGCCGCCGGCGCACCGGTCGTGGTGGCCTGA
- a CDS encoding AI-2E family transporter produces the protein MQPPAPQDRTPPPPALQVAAPFQPATRGVRIASHVLVACALLLVMWRGLLPGLLCVCLGFLLTRWLAPRFVALRRRLPGRAGMQAGQALAAAVVMLAPLLLVVLALSQSRSYIVEAPQQYRELLDFLARTVLELRLKLPTDIAAQLPEGAAEIQRIIAGYLGAQAGALAMAGRAWLTGLLYAYVGLLIGALAAVRTVSAQRGPLAQALVLRVAYFGDAFRQIVAAQFWIAAFNTALTALFLLLVLPLWDLRLPYTPALITLTFVAGLVPIVGNLLCNVVITLVGLSVSPMAALGCLAFLILIHKAEYVINAKVVGQRTHMGVWELLSVMFVAEAVFGPAGLVAAPLFYAYLKKELEAARLV, from the coding sequence ATGCAGCCGCCGGCACCGCAGGACCGCACGCCCCCTCCTCCTGCCCTGCAGGTCGCAGCGCCTTTTCAGCCCGCGACACGCGGCGTGCGCATCGCCAGCCATGTGCTGGTGGCCTGCGCCCTGCTGCTGGTGATGTGGCGCGGGCTGCTGCCCGGGCTGCTGTGCGTGTGCCTGGGCTTTCTGCTCACCCGCTGGCTGGCCCCGCGCTTCGTGGCGCTGCGCCGCCGCCTGCCCGGACGGGCCGGGATGCAGGCCGGCCAGGCGCTGGCTGCCGCGGTCGTGATGCTGGCGCCTCTGCTGCTCGTGGTGCTGGCGCTGTCGCAATCGCGCAGCTATATCGTCGAGGCGCCCCAGCAGTACCGGGAACTGCTCGACTTCCTGGCGCGCACCGTGCTGGAGCTGCGGCTGAAGCTGCCCACCGACATCGCGGCGCAGTTGCCCGAGGGCGCCGCCGAGATCCAGCGCATCATCGCCGGCTACCTGGGCGCGCAGGCCGGCGCCCTGGCCATGGCGGGCCGCGCCTGGCTCACCGGCCTGCTGTATGCCTACGTGGGTCTGCTCATCGGGGCCCTGGCCGCCGTGCGCACGGTGAGCGCGCAGCGCGGGCCGCTGGCGCAGGCGCTGGTGCTGCGCGTGGCCTATTTCGGCGACGCGTTCCGGCAGATCGTGGCCGCGCAATTCTGGATCGCCGCCTTCAACACGGCACTGACGGCCCTCTTCCTGCTGCTGGTCCTGCCCCTGTGGGACCTGCGCCTGCCGTACACGCCGGCCCTCATCACGCTCACCTTCGTGGCCGGGCTGGTGCCCATCGTGGGCAATCTGCTGTGCAACGTGGTCATCACCCTGGTGGGCCTGTCGGTCTCGCCCATGGCGGCGCTGGGCTGTTTGGCCTTCTTGATCCTGATCCACAAGGCGGAGTACGTGATCAACGCCAAGGTGGTGGGCCAGCGCACCCACATGGGCGTGTGGGAACTGCTGTCGGTGATGTTCGTGGCCGAGGCGGTGTTCGGCCCCGCGGGCCTGGTGGCGGCGCCCCTCTTCTACGCCTACCTGAAGAAAGAACTGGAAGCCGCACGGCTGGTGTGA
- a CDS encoding isochorismatase family protein, with product MKTCLIVIDVQESFRHRPYSTERDMPAYLQAQNALIAGCVARGVPVVRVLHTDGPADAGNPFALESGHVRPLDGLAPFTEAARFLKKRHSALVGTGLDVWLTEHGIQRLIVSGIRTEQCCETTTRHASDLGWQVDYVTDATLTFDMQQPDGAPLPAADIKARTATVLAGRFATLCTVQQALDRVDA from the coding sequence GTGAAAACATGTCTGATAGTGATCGACGTTCAAGAATCGTTCCGCCACCGCCCCTACTCGACCGAGCGCGACATGCCGGCCTATCTTCAAGCCCAGAACGCCCTGATCGCGGGCTGCGTGGCCCGCGGCGTGCCCGTGGTGCGCGTGCTGCACACCGACGGGCCGGCTGACGCTGGCAACCCCTTTGCGCTGGAGTCGGGCCATGTCCGGCCGCTGGACGGCCTGGCCCCGTTCACGGAAGCCGCCCGCTTTCTCAAGAAGCGCCACAGCGCGCTGGTGGGCACCGGCCTGGATGTGTGGCTCACCGAGCACGGCATCCAGCGCCTCATCGTCAGCGGGATCCGCACCGAGCAATGCTGCGAGACCACCACGCGCCATGCCTCCGACCTGGGCTGGCAGGTCGACTACGTGACCGACGCCACGCTCACCTTCGACATGCAGCAGCCCGACGGCGCACCCCTGCCGGCCGCCGACATCAAAGCCCGCACGGCCACCGTGCTGGCCGGCCGCTTCGCCACGCTGTGCACTGTGCAGCAGGCACTGGACCGGGTGGACGCATGA
- a CDS encoding DJ-1/PfpI family protein, with the protein MNAAPMQDAPAAAPLDIAILVFDEVEALDLGGPYEVFTTATRMQQRLQPGAADPFRVRCVARTAEPIRARAGLRILPDADFAHCPAPDVLIVPGGVVDGPRACAATLAWIAQAAAHARLTASVCTGAFLLADAGLLAAGAPVTTHWEDIADLRAQFPTLDVQDHVRWVEQAGGRIVSSAGISAGIDMSLHLVARLAGQPLAERTARQMDYAWNPHPTTA; encoded by the coding sequence ATGAACGCCGCGCCGATGCAAGACGCCCCTGCGGCCGCGCCGCTGGACATCGCCATCCTGGTGTTCGACGAGGTGGAAGCGCTCGACCTGGGTGGCCCGTACGAGGTTTTCACCACGGCCACGCGCATGCAACAGCGCCTGCAGCCCGGGGCCGCCGACCCCTTCCGCGTGCGCTGCGTGGCACGCACGGCCGAACCCATCCGGGCCCGGGCCGGCCTGCGCATCCTGCCGGACGCCGACTTCGCCCACTGCCCCGCACCCGATGTGCTCATCGTGCCCGGCGGCGTGGTGGACGGGCCCCGCGCCTGCGCAGCCACGCTCGCCTGGATTGCGCAGGCCGCCGCCCACGCCCGGCTCACCGCCTCGGTCTGCACCGGCGCCTTCCTGCTGGCCGATGCCGGGCTGCTTGCCGCAGGCGCGCCGGTCACCACGCACTGGGAGGACATCGCCGATCTGCGCGCGCAGTTCCCCACGCTGGACGTGCAAGACCATGTGCGCTGGGTGGAGCAGGCGGGTGGGCGCATCGTCAGCTCCGCCGGCATCAGCGCCGGCATCGACATGAGCCTGCACCTCGTCGCCCGCCTCGCCGGACAGCCGCTGGCCGAACGCACGGCGCGGCAGAT